Within Candidatus Francisella endociliophora, the genomic segment CTTAGAAAATTTTGAAACTAAATACTTCCCCATTATAACCAGCTTAGTAATATCTTTAGGGACTCTTGCAGCTGCATTTTCACAGAACATTAGTGTAATAATCTCTCACTACGATACATCTTGGATAAATATATTTATTTACTCTGGAATTGCCGCAATTCCATTAGCAATATTATTTCAACTAATAATTCCTAGTGACACAGAATCCTCAAACTTAATGCCTAAATTTAGCGAAATTATCAAACGAAGCAAGGAGATTCTCAAAAACTCTCTTATTTGGAAAAATGCGATTTGGGCAGGACTTTTATATACTCCTACCGTAGTCTTAACATCTCAGTACGGTGTACTATTTTTCAAAGAGTCTTATGGATTTGACACCATATTCTCAACAACTATGATTACAGCGATATTTATTGGTTGGATTATTTTCTCTCCAATTATGACTCACTTATGTAATAAAATTGACGGAAGAAAAATCATCTCAATATCAATAATAGGAATTATGTTAGTTTCAATACTAATATGTAGCCAATATATGAAAAGTTCTGCTTTAATGCTAGCATTTTTGTTTGGGGTTTTCTCTGCATCTCAAGTTTTAGTATGGTATTACTTCAACAAAATTTGTCCAGCAAAATTTGCAGCTGTAGGTATAGCTATCACGAATATGCTTATAACTTTAGTTATTGAACTTGGGCAACTTGGTGCTGGATTATCTATAGATAGCGGAGATCATTTTGGTATTCAAGCTAGCACGAGCATAACTATAGCGTTTATTATTGTACTAATATTTGCTTATGTAATTATGAGAAGTATGGCAAAAAAGCTTACTGAAAACTAAATTTTAACAAGGTTAGCAATATCAGCTAATAAGATTTTCTGACCAACATCAGATCC encodes:
- a CDS encoding MFS transporter; protein product: MQKVKLLLILFLGVSFYCYEFFLRILTGAYQEQIVEHFNLTTHISFSFLVSSYNITYLLMQIPAGMLLDRYGSKKVLIGATLLCGIGNIVFILGGYELALFGRLLVGLGSSFAFIGVLKLTLENFETKYFPIITSLVISLGTLAAAFSQNISVIISHYDTSWINIFIYSGIAAIPLAILFQLIIPSDTESSNLMPKFSEIIKRSKEILKNSLIWKNAIWAGLLYTPTVVLTSQYGVLFFKESYGFDTIFSTTMITAIFIGWIIFSPIMTHLCNKIDGRKIISISIIGIMLVSILICSQYMKSSALMLAFLFGVFSASQVLVWYYFNKICPAKFAAVGIAITNMLITLVIELGQLGAGLSIDSGDHFGIQASTSITIAFIIVLIFAYVIMRSMAKKLTEN